CGCCTTCGATGCGCGGAGCAGCGCGACACCGCCGCCGGCGACGATGCCCTCTTCGACGGCCGCCTTCGTGGCGTGCATCGCATCCTCGATGCGCGCCTTCTTCTCCTTCATCTCCGTCTCGGTCGCCGCGCCGACCTTGATCACGGCAACGCCCCCGACGAGCTTCGCGAGCCGCTCCTGCAGTTTCTCGCGATCGTAGTCGGATGTCGTGTCCTCGATCTGCGTCCGGATCTGCTTGATGCGGCCCTCGATCGCCTTCTTCGTGCCAGCGCCCTCGATGATCGTCGTGTTGTCCTTGTCGATCGTGACCTTCTTCGCCCTGCCGAGATCCTCGAGCTTCAGGTTCGCGAGCTTGACGCCAAGGTCTTCGGTGAGCGCTTGGCCGTTGGTGAGGACTGCGATGTCCTCGAGCAAGGCCTTGCGCCGATCGCCGAAGCCGGGCGCCTTGACGGCCGCGACCTTCAGTGTCCCGCGCAGCTTGTTCACGACGAGCGTCGCCAGCGCCTCGCCCTCCATGTCCTCGGCGATGACCAGCAACGGTGCGCCACTCTGCGCGACGCGCTCGAGCACCGGCAGGAGATCCTTGAGGCTCGAAATCTTCTTTTCGTGGATGAGAATGTATGGATCCTCGAGGACGACTTCCATCCGCTCGGGATCGGTCACCAGATACGGCGACAGATACCCGCGATCGAACTGCATCCCCTCCACGATCTCGAGCGACGTCTCCATCGTTTTGGCCTCTTCGACGGTGATCACGCCGTCCTTACCGACCTTGTCCATGGCCTCGGCGATGATCGTGCCGATGGGCTCGTCGTTATTCGCCGAGATGGCGCCAACCTGGACCACCATGTTGCCGCTGACCGGCTTCGACATCTTCTCGAGCTCTGCGATGATCACCTCGACCGCCCGGTCGATGCCGCGCTTGACCTCCATCGGGTTTGCACCGGCAACCACGTTCTTCGCGCCCTCGCGATAGATGGCCTGCGCGAGCACCGTCGCGGTTGTGGTGCCATCACCGGCGCTGTCGGAGGTCTTGCTCGCGACCTCGCGGGCCATCTGCGCGCCCATGTTCTCGAGCGGGTCCTTGAGGTCGATTTCCTTGGCGACGGTCACGCCGTCCTTGGTAATCGTCGGCGATCCGAACGTCTTGGCAAGGACGACGTTGCGGCCCTTGGGGCCAAGTGTCACCTTCACCGCGTCAGCCAACTGATTGATGCCCCGTAGGACCGCCTGCCGCGCCTGTTCACCGTACACAATCTGCTTTGCCATGACATTACTCTCCCTGCCACTCTCGACGTTCTGGTTGCGGCGCACTTCACGCCCTGCCGAAATAGTGCGACCATGCGGTCGCCATCTCGCCCTGTGCTCAGGGCCGAAAGGTCAGCTTGTTCACGCCCCTGGCCTTGTCCAACTTGGCGCGGTTCTCTTCGGCTTGCTTCTGTTGACGGGCGCTCTCTCGTTGGGGAGCCTCTTCTTCATCGAGCCGGATCGCTTCGACCGTTGCGGTTTGTGCCAGAGCATCCAGTGGCTTTGACGACACCAGCAGCCCAAACGCGGACGGGTAGGAGGATCGGAAGAGGGTGAGTGAGTATTGCGGGTCTTCCCAACGCGCCACGACCTTGTCGTTGTGGTCAGAGACCTGGAACGACGAGGACGCGACCTCAGGCGGGGGCAGCGTTGCGACGCCGTACGTGGTCGAAAGAGCCTCGACCAGATCTACATTCGTCAGCCCTTGGGTTCGATCTCGGTCATAGCTGACCACCATTCGAAAGAGC
This sequence is a window from Luteitalea sp.. Protein-coding genes within it:
- the groL gene encoding chaperonin GroEL — translated: MAKQIVYGEQARQAVLRGINQLADAVKVTLGPKGRNVVLAKTFGSPTITKDGVTVAKEIDLKDPLENMGAQMAREVASKTSDSAGDGTTTATVLAQAIYREGAKNVVAGANPMEVKRGIDRAVEVIIAELEKMSKPVSGNMVVQVGAISANNDEPIGTIIAEAMDKVGKDGVITVEEAKTMETSLEIVEGMQFDRGYLSPYLVTDPERMEVVLEDPYILIHEKKISSLKDLLPVLERVAQSGAPLLVIAEDMEGEALATLVVNKLRGTLKVAAVKAPGFGDRRKALLEDIAVLTNGQALTEDLGVKLANLKLEDLGRAKKVTIDKDNTTIIEGAGTKKAIEGRIKQIRTQIEDTTSDYDREKLQERLAKLVGGVAVIKVGAATETEMKEKKARIEDAMHATKAAVEEGIVAGGGVALLRASKALVGLELSGDQRIGVNIVARAIEEPLRWIANNAGQEGSIVVSKVREMGPEEGFNALNDTYENLVHAGVIDPTKVVRSALQNAASIASLLLTTEALVSEIPDKNGAPASSAGGMGGMY